The genomic stretch CGTCGCGTGCTCTTCGGGCTGCTCCTGCTGCTCTTCATGCTGCCCGCCCAGCTGTCGCTGATCCCCCAGTTCCTGATCATGCGCGAGCTGGGCTGGACCGGCCAGCTCCAGGCGCTGGTGGTCCCGGCCCTCGCCAACGCCTTCGGCGTGTTCTGGATGCGCCAGTACATGTCGACGTCCGTGCCCGACGAGGTGCTCGACGCCGCCCGGCTCGACGGCTGCGGCTTCTTCCGGCAGTGGTGGCACGTGGCCGTTCCGACGGCCCGCCCCGGACTGGCCTTCCTGGCGATCTACACCTTCGTCGCCGCGTGGAACGACTACGTCTGGCCACTCATCGTGCTGGTGAACCCGGAGGTCCAGACGCTGCAGACGTCCCTGGCGCAGCTCAACGTCAGCTTCGGCACCGACTACAGCATGGTCATGGCCGGAGCGCTGATGGCGATCATCCCGATCATGGTGGCGTTCCTCTTCCTCTCCCGGTGGTTCGTCGCCGACGGCGTCGCGGGTGCGGTGAAGTGACGGCGGCCGAAGGGGTCACCAGCACCGCGCGGACGTAGTCTCGCGCCGTGGCGGTGCTGGTCGACGACGCGCGCTGGCCCGCGCACGGGCGCCTGTGGGCGCACCTGGTCAGCGACGCCTCCCTGGCCGAGCTGCACGCCTTCGCTCGCGCGGCGGGCGTCCCCGCCCGCAGCTTCGACGCCGACCACTACGACGTGCCGGACGTCCTGGTCCCGGCGCTCGTCGCCGCCGGCGCCGAGCAGGTGGGAGGGCGCGAGCTCACCCGCCGCCTGCGCGCCTCCGGACTGCGCGTCAGCCAGCGCGCCAAGCGGGAGGGCGCCCGCCGGCAGCCGCCGGACTGGCCGGACCCGGCCGGCACCACCGCCGTCCTGCTCGCGGCCGGCGCGGGCACGCGCTTCGGCGGCCCCAAGGCGCTCGCGCGCGACGACGACGGCGAGCCGTGGCTCGTCCAGCGCGTCCGGGCGCTGCGCGACGGCGGCTGCGACCGGGTGCTCGTGGTGCTCGGCGCGCAGGCCGGGTCCGCGCGGCAGCTGGTGCCCCCCGGAGCGGACGTCGTCGTCGCGCAGGACTGGGCCGACGGGATGAGCGCGTCCCTGCGGGCGGGCCTGGCCGCCCTCGCCGCGGCCGAGCCCCCGGTCGCGGCGGCGCTCGTGGCGCTGGTGGACACCCCGGGACTGCGCCCCGACGTCGTGCGCCGGGTGCTCGGCGCCGTTCCCACCCCGCGTCCCACCCCGTCCGCGCTGGCCCGCGCCACCTACGGCGGCCGGCCCGGCCACCCCGTGCTCCTCGGGCGCGCGCACTGGTCGGCGGCCGCCGCCGCGGCCCGCGGTGACCGCGGCGCGGGCCCGTACCTCCGCGACGCCGGCGCCCGCCTGGTGGAGTGCGGTGACCTGGACGGCGGGGAGGACGTCGACGCCCGACCTACCCTGGCCCCGTGACAGCCCCCGCCGAGCACCCGCCGGCCCGCCTCGACGAGCCCGCCCGCCGCGTGGCGCTGGCCGCGGTCACCGACGCGCCCCTCGACGTGGACGCCCACGCCGACCTCGTCGGCAGCCGCGCCGCCGGTGCCGTCGTGACGTTCTCCGGGGTGGTGCGCGACCACGACCACGGCGCCGCCGTGGACCGCCTCGTCTACGTGGCGCACCCCACCGCCGTCCGCGTCCTGGCCGACGTCGTCGCCGACGTCGCGTCGCGGCACCCCGTGGACGCCGTCGCGGTCTCGCACCGGATCGGCCCGCTCGCGGTGGGGGACGTGGCGCTCGCCGTGGCGGTGTCCGCGGCCCACCGGGGCGAGGCGTTCACCGCCGCGGCGGCGCTCGTCGACGAGGTGAAGGACCGGCTGCCGGTCTGGAAGCACCAGTTCCTCGCTGACGGCACCGACGAGTGGGTCGCCTGCCCCTGACGTCCTCCGGCGCGCCTGCGCGATCCGAGGGCCTTCCCTCCCTACCGTCATCCGTGACTGGTGTGACGGATGTGACTGGAGGTGGAGGGTGGGCGGTCCGTACCGCGGTCCCGACCGTCGTCCGAGCATCCCCCCTGGCGCCCACGACCGGTCGCCGGTGGTCCTCGCCGCGGCAGGGGGCGCCGGTGCCGCTGCGCTCGTGGACGCCGCGACGGGCCCGGACGCCCAGGCGGCGCTGGCCGCGGTGGTCGGTGCGGCCCCCCTGGTGGTCGCCACCGTGCTGCTGCTGTGCGCCTGGCGCGTGGGCGGTCGTGCCAGGCCGGCGCACGCCGCCGTCGCGCTGGCCCTCGCCGGCGGGACCGGACCGCTCGTGGCGTGGCTGGCCACCAGCGCCGCGCCCGCTGCCGCCACCGCACCGGTCACGGCCGTGGCCCTCGCCGCGGGCCTGCTCGCCGCCGTCCCGCACGCCGGCGCCGCCAGCCGGGGCGCGGAGGTCGACACCGACCTCCGCCCGGCCGCCGCGGTGCTCGCCGGCAGCGGCCTCGTGCTCGCGGCCGGGGCCGGCGCCGCGGCCCTGGCCGGGATGGGCTGGCTGCCCGCGCTGCCACCGCCGGCCTCGCTGGGGCACGCACCGTGGGCCGTGGCGTGGCCCGCGGTCCTCGGGTCGGCCAGCGGGACGGCCCTCGTGCTCGCCGCCCGCAGCCTGCGCTCCTCCCTCAGCTCCCAGCGCCTGCGCGGTCTGCGCGCCGTCGCCGGGCTCCAGCGCTCCGCCGCCGACGCCGAGCACGACCGCGCGCGACGCCACGACGCCCGCAGCGCCCTCGCCGCCGTCCGCGCGGCCAGCGCCGTGCTCACCGGCGAGCAGCCGGGCGTGCTCGACCCCGCCGCGCAGCGCGCGCTGGCCGCTGCCCTGCGCTCCGAGCTCGGTCGCGTCGAGCGCCTGCTCGGCGACGGCCCCCCCGCCGCGGGCCCGGACCGGCCCGGCGTCGTCGACCTGCGCGAGGCCCTGACCCCCCTGGTGGCCGCCTGGCGGGCCCGCGGCCTCGACCTCACCGGTCCACCTCCGGGGCCGCCGGTCCACGCCCTCGGCCACCCCGACGCGGTGCGCCGGGCGGTCTCCAACCTCCTCGACAACGCCGCCCGGCACGCGCCCGGCGCCGCCGTGACGCTCAGCGTCTCCGCCGGCGGGCACGACGACGACGGCGCGGCGCTCCTCGTCGTCCACGACGACGGGCCCGGCGTCCCCGCGGTCGCGCGCGAAGCGGTCTTCCGCCCCGGCGCGCGCCTGTCGCAGGCCACGCCCGGGCAGGGCCTGGGGCTGGCCTCCGCCCGCACCCTCGCCGAGGCCGACGGCGGCTCGCTGCGGCTCGTCGAGTCAGACCGCGGGGCCCGCTTCGAGCTCCGCCTCCCCGTCCCCGCCGATCTCCCCGCCGATCTCCCCGAGGAGGTGACCGCACGGTGACGCGACGACGCGTCGTGCTGGTCGACGACCACCAGCTGCTCGCCCAGGCGCTCGCGGCGTCCCTGGCCGCCTCCGGGCTCGCGGCCGAGGTGCACCCGCCGCCGCGCGGCCCCGACCTGCACGGGGAGCTGGTGGCGGAGCTGGCCGCGGACCCGCCGGCCGTCGTCGTCGTCGACCTCCACCTCGGGGCCGGCGACCCCACCGGGGGAGACCGGCTGGTCGGCGAGCTGGCCCCCGTGGCGCCCGTGCTCGTGCTCACCGCCGAGGAGGACCGCGCCCGCTGGGGGCGCTGCCTGCGCTCGGGCGCCTGGGCGGTGGTCTCCAAGCAGCGGCCCCTGCCGGACCTGGTGGCGGCGGTGGAGGCCGTCGCGGCGGGGGAGGACGTGCTGCGCGCCCGCGAGCGGGCGGCGCTGCTCGTGGCCGCCGACCGCGCCGAGCGCGAGGAGGCGCAGCGCCTGGCGCCGTTCCGCGCGCTCACCCCCCGCGAGCGGGCGGTGCTGGACGCGCTGGTGGAGGGGGTGGCCGCCGCGGACATCGCCGCGGGG from Quadrisphaera setariae encodes the following:
- a CDS encoding carbohydrate ABC transporter permease, producing MAVPTLPGPEGSAGVAAPAPKRRPSGAARRRSLLPHLVLWVGVVAALFPFYWSVVMATNTTRDIFSTPPKLVPGTHLAENIANVFARIDFFGALANTALVAVVTTVLVLTLDSLAAFAFAKFEFPGRRVLFGLLLLLFMLPAQLSLIPQFLIMRELGWTGQLQALVVPALANAFGVFWMRQYMSTSVPDEVLDAARLDGCGFFRQWWHVAVPTARPGLAFLAIYTFVAAWNDYVWPLIVLVNPEVQTLQTSLAQLNVSFGTDYSMVMAGALMAIIPIMVAFLFLSRWFVADGVAGAVK
- a CDS encoding DUF4031 domain-containing protein gives rise to the protein MAVLVDDARWPAHGRLWAHLVSDASLAELHAFARAAGVPARSFDADHYDVPDVLVPALVAAGAEQVGGRELTRRLRASGLRVSQRAKREGARRQPPDWPDPAGTTAVLLAAGAGTRFGGPKALARDDDGEPWLVQRVRALRDGGCDRVLVVLGAQAGSARQLVPPGADVVVAQDWADGMSASLRAGLAALAAAEPPVAAALVALVDTPGLRPDVVRRVLGAVPTPRPTPSALARATYGGRPGHPVLLGRAHWSAAAAAARGDRGAGPYLRDAGARLVECGDLDGGEDVDARPTLAP
- a CDS encoding molybdenum cofactor biosynthesis protein MoaE, yielding MTAPAEHPPARLDEPARRVALAAVTDAPLDVDAHADLVGSRAAGAVVTFSGVVRDHDHGAAVDRLVYVAHPTAVRVLADVVADVASRHPVDAVAVSHRIGPLAVGDVALAVAVSAAHRGEAFTAAAALVDEVKDRLPVWKHQFLADGTDEWVACP
- a CDS encoding sensor histidine kinase — translated: MGGPYRGPDRRPSIPPGAHDRSPVVLAAAGGAGAAALVDAATGPDAQAALAAVVGAAPLVVATVLLLCAWRVGGRARPAHAAVALALAGGTGPLVAWLATSAAPAAATAPVTAVALAAGLLAAVPHAGAASRGAEVDTDLRPAAAVLAGSGLVLAAGAGAAALAGMGWLPALPPPASLGHAPWAVAWPAVLGSASGTALVLAARSLRSSLSSQRLRGLRAVAGLQRSAADAEHDRARRHDARSALAAVRAASAVLTGEQPGVLDPAAQRALAAALRSELGRVERLLGDGPPAAGPDRPGVVDLREALTPLVAAWRARGLDLTGPPPGPPVHALGHPDAVRRAVSNLLDNAARHAPGAAVTLSVSAGGHDDDGAALLVVHDDGPGVPAVAREAVFRPGARLSQATPGQGLGLASARTLAEADGGSLRLVESDRGARFELRLPVPADLPADLPEEVTAR
- a CDS encoding LuxR C-terminal-related transcriptional regulator yields the protein MTRRRVVLVDDHQLLAQALAASLAASGLAAEVHPPPRGPDLHGELVAELAADPPAVVVVDLHLGAGDPTGGDRLVGELAPVAPVLVLTAEEDRARWGRCLRSGAWAVVSKQRPLPDLVAAVEAVAAGEDVLRARERAALLVAADRAEREEAQRLAPFRALTPRERAVLDALVEGVAAADIAAGACVSEATVRSQIRAVLTKLGVRSQLAAAAAARRAGWARDAA